The proteins below come from a single Littorina saxatilis isolate snail1 unplaced genomic scaffold, US_GU_Lsax_2.0 scaffold_498, whole genome shotgun sequence genomic window:
- the LOC138955639 gene encoding U1 small nuclear ribonucleoprotein 70 kDa-like — translation MVTSRPSAHAQVDKFRHVRDAICILFTAADSLRFEMSQKFPPNSRGSMLLKLALNQLKATAETPSDGIVQVEEVNKTDNRTNTIGFNARPGRPPELSRSLGQGTRQGFHQSAESAGGRDRDEKSRDSESSRMRRSQSCSPGDSDRSERSCRSRSKERARRSRSPREDKLKEEKERDKERDRSREKERDKDSGRDRCSRDDNRDRDPVRTDRERSSGQERDRDQDQFEREKRDRDRSPRESRNREDNPDKERKDRDSEGDSDSGRDRGRGRDEGRGRNRDRDAGRDRDGGRDRDKGKNRYREREGRQRERNQEREDEVRFVKTGWRSGGDCDRNREDSGGRGGHRGNDRRDFPGRQGCPPQSSRSPGQGARPKTSDGRRGFRQPAEPAREWSSYSDSDDDYLPGSEDDTDSSNNDATAPCGVPGTTSEPDESIIYPFLRKSDG, via the exons ATGGTGACATCACGTCCTTCGGCGCATGCGCAAGTGGACAAGTTCAGGCATGTGCGTGACGCCATTTGTATTTTGTTCACTGCGGCAGACTCATTGAG gtTTGAAATGTCGCAGAAGTTTCCCCCCAATAGCAGAGGCAGCATGCTTCTGAAGCTGGCTTTGAATCAGCTCAAAGCTACAGCAG AAACTCCTAGTGACGGCATTGTACAAGTGGAAGAGGTGAACAAAACGGACAATAGGACCAACACCATTGGCTTCAATGCGCGTCCGGGACGCCCACCTGAGCTTTCACGCAGTCTAGGGCAGGGTACGAGGCAAGGATTTCATCAGTCAGCCGAATCTGCTGGAG GCCGAGATAGGGATGAGAAGTCCAGGGACTCGGAGTCCAGCAGGATGAGGCGCTCTCAGAGCTGCTCCCCTGGAGACAGCGACCGCAGCGAAAGGTCATGCAGGTCAAGGTCCAAGGAGAGGGCAAGAAGGTCACGATCACCCAGAGAGGATAAGCTGAaagaagagaaggagagggacaaggagagagacaggAGCAGAGAGAAGGAACGAGACAAAGACAGTGGGCGAGACAGATGCAGCAGGGAcgacaacagagacagagatcccGTTCGcacagacagggagaggtcTTCCGGCCAAGAACGAGACCGTGACCAAGATCAGTTTGAGCGAGAGAAGAGAGACCGTGACCGCAGCCCGAGAGAGAGCAGGAACAGAGAGGACAACCCAGACAAAGAGAGGAAAGATAGAGATTCGGAGGGGGACAGTGACAGCGGAAGAGACAGAGGTCGGGGCAGAGACGAAGGAAGGGGgaggaacagagacagagacgcagGAAGGGATAGAGacggaggaagagacagagataagggAAAAAACAGGTACCGAGAGCGAGAGggcagacagcgagagagaaacCAGGAGAGAGAGGACGAGGTCCGCTTTGTCAAGACCGGCTGGAGGTCAGGCGGTGACTGCGACAGGAACCGAGAGGACAGTGGGGGCCGGGGTGGTCACCGTGGCAACGACAGAAGGGACTTCCCTGGGCGCCAGGGATGCCCACCTCAGTCTTCACGCAGTCCAGGGCAGGGTGCCAGGCCAAAGACCAGCGACGGAAGGCGAGGATTTCGTCAACCAGCTGAACCTGCTAGAG AGTGGTCTTCTTACAGCGACTCGGACGATGACTATCTTCCCGGCTCAGAAGATGACACTGACTCGAGCAACAATGACGCCACAGCACCATGTGGAGTGCCAGGGACCACCAGTGAACCCGACGAGTCCATCATCTATCCCTTTCTACGTAAATCTGATGGTTAG